One genomic segment of Alkalimarinus alittae includes these proteins:
- a CDS encoding SDR family oxidoreductase, with amino-acid sequence MAKTVLITGASSGIGEGMAKEFAKRGYNLVLAARRKESIDQLSATITKHYPALVIETVKLDVTDVAAVQKVIPALAKLMGTIDIVVANAGVGGGGEIGSDRFSEDAAIIQTNILGAMATIDAAVKLFKQQGSGQIVGIASVAAFRGLPGASVYCASKAAISTYMDALQLELHKSPIDVTCLYPGYIDTPINNKMKSRPFLIDVEKGSQILVELIEKKVKKSTVPVYPWNVVGRLLKVLPQFMLAGRV; translated from the coding sequence GTGGCCAAAACAGTATTGATTACAGGTGCAAGCTCGGGTATTGGTGAAGGCATGGCAAAAGAGTTTGCCAAAAGGGGGTATAACCTTGTATTAGCTGCACGCCGAAAAGAGTCGATTGATCAGCTATCAGCAACGATTACTAAGCACTATCCGGCATTGGTTATAGAGACTGTTAAGCTAGATGTAACCGATGTCGCTGCTGTACAAAAGGTTATTCCAGCATTAGCTAAGTTGATGGGGACGATTGATATTGTGGTTGCTAATGCGGGTGTTGGCGGCGGTGGTGAAATCGGCAGTGATCGATTTAGTGAAGATGCTGCTATTATTCAAACTAATATTTTAGGTGCGATGGCAACAATTGATGCAGCGGTTAAACTCTTTAAACAGCAGGGCAGCGGTCAAATTGTAGGTATTGCGTCTGTGGCTGCATTCAGAGGGTTGCCGGGAGCCAGTGTTTACTGTGCATCTAAAGCGGCCATTTCGACTTATATGGATGCCTTGCAGCTTGAACTTCATAAGTCGCCTATTGATGTGACTTGCCTTTACCCTGGCTATATTGATACCCCGATTAATAATAAGATGAAGAGTCGGCCGTTTTTAATTGACGTGGAGAAGGGATCACAAATTCTGGTTGAGCTTATTGAGAAAAAAGTGAAAAAATCGACCGTACCTGTTTACCCTTGGAATGTTGTTGGACGACTTTTAAAGGTATTACCTCAATTTATGTTGGCGGGGCGTGTTTAG
- a CDS encoding uracil-DNA glycosylase family protein — protein MASIDELAASVRACTICKEYLPLGPRPIIQLSAESRILIAGQAPGKKVHETGVPFDDASGKRLREWLGVSSDTFYDEKQFAILPMGFCYPGTGKSGDLAPRPECAEKWRETLLSSLKNIQLTLVIGQYAMAYHLPNEGKKLTDTVENWQAYWPNIVPLPHPSPRNNIWLKRNPWFQRELLPMLHKRVSDVLSMSL, from the coding sequence ATGGCATCAATAGATGAATTAGCAGCAAGCGTTAGAGCTTGCACCATCTGCAAAGAATACCTCCCTTTAGGCCCTCGGCCCATTATCCAGCTATCTGCAGAGTCTCGTATCCTTATTGCAGGCCAAGCACCCGGTAAAAAGGTTCACGAAACAGGCGTGCCATTTGATGATGCAAGCGGAAAACGGTTGCGGGAATGGTTAGGGGTTTCAAGTGATACGTTTTATGACGAAAAACAGTTTGCAATCTTACCAATGGGATTTTGTTACCCCGGTACAGGTAAGTCGGGAGACTTAGCACCTCGCCCAGAGTGTGCTGAAAAGTGGCGGGAAACATTACTTTCGTCTTTAAAAAATATTCAGTTAACGTTGGTGATAGGGCAGTATGCGATGGCTTACCATCTTCCGAATGAAGGTAAAAAGTTAACGGATACGGTCGAAAATTGGCAGGCATATTGGCCAAATATAGTCCCTCTTCCTCATCCAAGCCCTAGAAATAACATTTGGCTAAAGCGTAATCCATGGTTTCAACGAGAGTTACTACCTATGTTACATAAGAGGGTATCTGATGTGCTTTCAATGAGTCTTTAA
- a CDS encoding acetyl-CoA C-acetyltransferase: protein MTAQTIRKVAIIGGNRIPFARSNTVYSKLGNQELLTAALRGLVDRYNLQGVRLGEVAAGAVVKHSRDFNLARECTLSSGLSPETPAYDVQQACGTGLEAAVLVANKIALGQIDCGIAGGSDTTSDAPIVLSDGLREILLDLNRAKTNGDRLKIISRFRPSFLAPLVPENGEPRTGLSMGDHCQITAHEWQVPRAEQDELAWNSHQNLNKAYEEGFFDDLITPLAGLEKDNVLRADTTLEKLASLKPCFDREKGTMTAGNSTNLTDGASCVLLASEEWAKERGLPIRAYLTFSEVAAVDFVDKKEGLLMAPAYAVPRMLERAGLTLQDFDFYEIHEAFAAQVLSTLKAWEDESFCKERLGLKKALGAIDRSKMNVKGSSLATGHPFAATGGRIISTLAKLLEEKGSGRGLISICAAGGQGITAIIER from the coding sequence ATGACTGCGCAAACCATACGTAAAGTCGCCATTATTGGCGGAAACCGAATTCCTTTTGCTCGCTCCAATACTGTTTATTCAAAGTTAGGCAACCAAGAGCTTCTTACTGCTGCATTACGTGGTTTGGTTGATCGTTATAACTTGCAAGGTGTAAGGCTTGGAGAAGTAGCAGCAGGCGCGGTTGTTAAGCATTCAAGAGATTTTAACTTAGCGCGTGAATGTACGCTAAGCTCAGGTTTGTCGCCTGAGACGCCTGCATACGATGTTCAGCAAGCCTGTGGAACGGGCCTAGAAGCAGCCGTATTAGTGGCTAATAAAATTGCTTTAGGCCAGATTGACTGCGGTATTGCGGGTGGTTCAGATACAACATCAGATGCGCCTATCGTATTAAGTGACGGGTTACGTGAAATATTACTAGATCTAAATCGTGCCAAAACCAATGGCGATCGTTTAAAAATCATTTCGCGCTTCCGTCCAAGCTTTTTAGCACCATTAGTACCAGAGAACGGTGAGCCACGCACGGGTTTATCTATGGGTGATCATTGCCAGATTACTGCTCATGAGTGGCAGGTACCGCGCGCAGAGCAAGATGAATTGGCTTGGAATAGCCACCAAAATCTAAACAAAGCCTACGAAGAAGGTTTCTTCGATGATTTGATTACGCCTCTTGCGGGTCTTGAAAAAGATAACGTCTTGCGTGCAGATACCACGTTAGAAAAGCTTGCATCATTAAAGCCTTGTTTTGACCGTGAGAAAGGTACAATGACGGCAGGCAATAGCACCAACTTAACAGATGGCGCTTCATGTGTTTTGCTAGCAAGTGAAGAGTGGGCGAAAGAGCGTGGACTGCCTATTCGCGCTTATCTAACATTCTCTGAAGTTGCAGCTGTTGACTTTGTTGATAAGAAAGAAGGCTTGTTGATGGCTCCGGCTTATGCGGTTCCTAGAATGCTTGAAAGAGCAGGGCTTACATTGCAAGATTTTGATTTCTATGAGATCCATGAAGCGTTCGCAGCACAAGTGTTGTCGACGTTAAAGGCATGGGAAGATGAAAGCTTCTGTAAAGAAAGGTTAGGCCTTAAAAAAGCGTTAGGCGCAATTGATCGTAGTAAAATGAACGTAAAAGGTAGCAGTTTGGCGACTGGTCACCCTTTTGCAGCAACCGGTGGGCGTATTATTTCTACCCTTGCAAAGCTGCTTGAGGAGAAAGGTTCTGGTCGCGGCTTGATTTCTATCTGCGCTGCTGGCGGTCAAGGTATTACCGCTATCATTGAGCGATAA
- a CDS encoding 3-oxoacyl-ACP reductase, with translation MSDLYHKVSNSPVGRSVVSALNLPAPVILERHSRSNAPFLEGEALISGAPGGTALETICGVLGASTASLFALDTTSLIAAKDIKSKTKVSAIKADAIDAKRRFKALVFDATGITTTEDLKAVYTFFHPIIRNVAKCGRIVIVGIEPSACTTPAMAASQKALEGFIRSVAKETGKKGITAQVIYTTKGAESHIESPLRFCLSARSAYVSGQTLSVSKATKSKAAFDWNTPLKDKVALVTGASRGIGEAIAKTLARDGAQVVCLDVPQAKDALESVAASIGGTALALDITATDAPQIISAHFQKEFDGLDIIVHNAGITRDKTLGRMPEHFWDLLIDINLSSEERINDALFADEVFNKNARIVCVSSISGIAGNVGQSNYAASKSGVIGYVESLSKQLKGGVTINAVAPGFIETQMTAAIPFVIREAGRRMNSLNQGGQPEDVAEAIAFFSSPASQGVNGNILRVCGQSLIGK, from the coding sequence ATGTCCGACTTATATCATAAGGTTTCAAATTCTCCAGTAGGCCGCTCTGTTGTCAGTGCGCTTAATCTACCTGCTCCTGTCATTCTGGAAAGACATAGTCGGTCTAATGCGCCATTTCTCGAAGGTGAAGCACTCATTAGCGGCGCACCTGGTGGCACTGCATTAGAAACTATCTGCGGGGTACTAGGCGCTAGTACTGCCAGCTTATTCGCACTCGATACAACCTCGTTAATCGCTGCGAAAGACATCAAATCTAAAACGAAGGTATCAGCCATAAAAGCTGATGCGATTGATGCAAAAAGACGCTTTAAAGCACTCGTGTTTGATGCTACCGGCATTACCACCACTGAAGACTTAAAAGCTGTTTATACGTTTTTTCACCCAATCATTCGCAACGTTGCCAAGTGTGGACGGATCGTTATCGTGGGTATTGAACCTTCAGCCTGCACAACCCCCGCGATGGCGGCATCGCAAAAAGCATTAGAAGGTTTTATTCGTAGCGTGGCAAAAGAAACAGGCAAAAAAGGCATCACCGCACAGGTGATTTACACAACAAAAGGGGCAGAAAGCCATATTGAATCCCCTCTTCGTTTTTGCCTATCTGCTCGTTCGGCTTACGTATCGGGTCAAACCTTATCAGTATCTAAAGCCACTAAGTCAAAAGCAGCATTTGACTGGAATACACCATTAAAAGATAAAGTCGCATTAGTGACCGGCGCTTCACGTGGCATCGGCGAAGCCATTGCTAAAACACTGGCACGAGATGGCGCACAAGTCGTGTGCCTTGATGTCCCTCAGGCAAAAGATGCGCTTGAGTCAGTTGCCGCTAGTATCGGTGGCACCGCACTCGCGTTGGACATAACCGCAACAGATGCTCCACAAATTATTTCAGCACACTTCCAAAAAGAATTTGATGGGCTCGATATTATTGTTCATAACGCCGGTATTACTCGCGATAAGACATTAGGCAGAATGCCAGAGCATTTCTGGGATCTACTCATCGACATTAATCTATCTTCTGAAGAGCGCATCAACGATGCATTATTTGCTGATGAAGTATTCAACAAGAACGCGCGTATTGTTTGTGTATCCTCCATTAGTGGTATCGCAGGTAACGTAGGCCAAAGTAATTATGCCGCATCAAAATCAGGTGTTATTGGTTACGTTGAATCACTAAGCAAGCAATTAAAAGGTGGCGTGACCATCAACGCCGTTGCGCCTGGCTTTATTGAAACCCAAATGACCGCAGCCATACCGTTTGTTATCAGAGAAGCAGGTAGACGAATGAACTCTCTTAATCAGGGGGGCCAACCTGAAGATGTGGCAGAAGCCATCGCCTTCTTTTCTAGCCCAGCATCTCAGGGTGTTAATGGCAATATTTTAAGAGTTTGTGGTCAAAGCTTGATTGGTAAGTAA
- a CDS encoding DUF6160 family protein — MKGLNKVVLVSAITALSSSAHAELTVLDDTQMGQMTGQSGLSIDLEAHVSIGEVAYKDGGFITMEGIKLGGAGIVGVPGAGTALDNITIEIDVADAGGTGVSANYGIAGIVNQLVADFDAGEGTTGSTVADVVAALQASPQVALNAQTISVLMAHQAITGAGGSNEVSSIASLLESSLGAGDGVIEDGDLVIHVTGTDTWDETLAMKSGVDFGLQVGKVALRTSSYAVGTGGAANTVLVSGINMAGKLGPVDIIIDESTSKLAINAYFAVAGGNNIDGGSLGASELNAMTFDFMGVSIGRFAMNNSRGANAGANLGFAHAAAVVSASSKGLLIDVKDFSADMDMQGITIGANSIGDMYISDLEVTATMDVYGH; from the coding sequence ATGAAAGGTCTGAATAAAGTTGTATTAGTATCTGCAATCACTGCATTATCAAGTAGTGCGCACGCAGAGCTAACTGTGTTGGACGATACACAGATGGGACAAATGACGGGGCAGTCTGGTTTGTCTATCGACTTAGAAGCGCACGTATCTATTGGTGAAGTCGCTTATAAAGATGGCGGTTTCATCACAATGGAAGGCATCAAGTTAGGCGGTGCCGGAATCGTGGGGGTTCCGGGCGCAGGAACAGCCTTAGATAACATTACTATTGAAATCGATGTTGCGGATGCCGGTGGTACTGGTGTTTCAGCTAACTACGGTATTGCGGGTATTGTTAACCAGTTGGTTGCTGACTTTGATGCGGGAGAAGGAACTACCGGTTCAACAGTTGCGGATGTGGTTGCTGCATTGCAAGCGAGCCCACAAGTAGCGTTAAACGCACAAACAATTTCCGTACTTATGGCTCACCAAGCGATTACTGGCGCAGGTGGGTCAAATGAAGTGTCTTCAATAGCGTCTTTACTGGAGTCTTCTTTAGGTGCTGGTGATGGCGTAATTGAAGATGGTGACTTGGTTATACATGTTACAGGCACAGACACTTGGGACGAAACGCTTGCGATGAAGAGCGGCGTCGACTTTGGTTTGCAGGTGGGGAAAGTTGCCCTTCGTACGTCTAGCTATGCAGTAGGTACTGGCGGTGCTGCTAATACGGTGTTGGTGTCTGGGATCAATATGGCAGGTAAGCTAGGACCGGTTGATATTATTATTGATGAAAGTACATCAAAGCTTGCGATAAATGCCTACTTTGCTGTTGCTGGGGGGAATAATATAGATGGTGGATCATTAGGCGCTAGTGAATTAAATGCAATGACGTTTGATTTCATGGGTGTTTCCATCGGTCGATTTGCGATGAACAACTCTCGTGGCGCAAATGCAGGTGCTAACCTTGGCTTTGCACATGCGGCTGCCGTCGTTTCTGCAAGTTCAAAAGGCTTGTTGATCGATGTTAAAGATTTTTCGGCTGATATGGACATGCAAGGCATCACTATTGGTGCTAACTCAATCGGTGATATGTATATTTCTGATCTCGAAGTTACTGCGACTATGGATGTTTACGGGCATTAA
- a CDS encoding bifunctional GNAT family N-acetyltransferase/carbon-nitrogen hydrolase family protein, whose protein sequence is MTDDILIDDPEHTLKLRHLKIDDFSDLKTLMDRVYPGLGGSWPEKKFKSQLNVFPDGQICIEDHGVVVAAAFTVIVDYDKFGDQHTYDEITGNAYLTTHDPLGDVLYGVDIFVSPDYRGMRLGRRLYEARKELCQNLNLKAIIAGGRIPNYKNHADTLTPQAYIEQVKRKDIYDPILTFQLSNEFDVKRVIKGYLPEDKESHGYATLLEWCNLYYDPEKSPLIGAARTTARIGCIQWQMRTFNSVEELIQQVEFFIDALSDYQCDMALFPEFFNAPLMGIDNHQSSIDSIKALAEYSVEIVEAISKLAVSYNINIIAGSIPIIEDDELLNIAYLCRRDGTVDSQYKLHPTPYEKRAWIMQGGNDLKVFDTDFGKIGILICYDVEFPELARLQSEQGMQILFVPFWTDTKNGYLRVRCCAQARAIENECYVAIAGSVGNLPKVDGADIQYAQSAVFSPSDFSFPHDAIMAETTPNTEMTLIVDLDLEILNKLKNEGSVRNFLDRRRDLYKIDWLGK, encoded by the coding sequence ATGACCGACGATATTTTAATTGATGACCCAGAACATACGCTTAAACTTCGACATCTGAAAATTGACGATTTTTCCGATTTGAAGACCCTGATGGATCGGGTTTATCCTGGTTTAGGCGGTAGCTGGCCCGAGAAAAAGTTCAAATCTCAATTAAACGTTTTTCCTGATGGGCAGATTTGTATCGAAGACCACGGTGTCGTGGTGGCTGCGGCGTTTACCGTTATTGTTGATTACGATAAATTTGGCGATCAGCATACCTATGATGAAATAACCGGCAATGCCTATTTGACTACCCATGACCCTTTAGGGGATGTGTTATACGGTGTGGATATTTTTGTTTCGCCAGATTATCGCGGAATGCGGTTGGGTCGCCGCTTGTATGAGGCGCGAAAAGAATTGTGTCAGAACCTAAATCTGAAAGCTATTATCGCGGGTGGACGAATTCCGAATTATAAAAATCATGCAGATACATTGACTCCTCAGGCGTATATCGAGCAAGTAAAAAGAAAAGATATTTATGACCCGATATTAACGTTTCAACTGTCTAATGAGTTTGATGTGAAGCGCGTTATTAAGGGGTACTTGCCCGAAGACAAAGAGTCGCATGGATACGCTACGTTATTAGAGTGGTGTAACCTGTACTATGACCCTGAAAAGTCTCCTCTAATAGGCGCAGCGCGAACGACGGCTCGTATTGGTTGTATCCAGTGGCAAATGCGAACCTTTAATTCTGTTGAAGAGCTTATTCAGCAGGTTGAGTTCTTCATTGATGCATTATCTGATTATCAGTGTGATATGGCGCTTTTTCCTGAGTTTTTTAACGCACCGTTAATGGGGATCGATAATCACCAAAGCTCGATTGATTCTATAAAAGCCTTGGCAGAGTACAGTGTTGAAATTGTGGAAGCGATTTCTAAGTTAGCGGTTTCATATAACATTAATATTATTGCAGGCTCGATTCCGATCATAGAAGATGACGAGTTATTAAATATAGCGTACTTATGTCGTCGTGACGGGACAGTTGATTCTCAGTATAAGCTTCACCCTACGCCTTATGAAAAGCGTGCTTGGATTATGCAGGGTGGCAATGATCTTAAAGTGTTTGATACTGACTTCGGTAAAATAGGCATATTGATTTGTTACGATGTGGAGTTCCCAGAGTTGGCGCGTCTTCAGTCAGAGCAAGGTATGCAGATCCTTTTCGTCCCATTTTGGACGGATACTAAGAATGGTTATCTTAGAGTACGGTGTTGTGCTCAGGCGCGTGCCATTGAAAATGAGTGTTATGTTGCTATAGCAGGTAGTGTGGGTAACTTGCCTAAAGTGGATGGGGCTGATATTCAGTATGCACAGTCAGCGGTATTCTCACCATCGGACTTTTCGTTCCCTCATGATGCTATTATGGCCGAGACGACGCCAAATACAGAAATGACGTTAATTGTAGATTTAGATTTAGAGATCTTGAATAAATTAAAGAATGAAGGATCTGTAAGGAATTTTCTTGATCGAAGAAGGGATCTGTACAAAATAGATTGGCTAGGTAAATAG
- the prpF gene encoding 2-methylaconitate cis-trans isomerase PrpF, producing MSNIPQIKIPATYIRGGTSKGVFFRQQDLPEAAQVPGAARDALLLRVIGSPDPYGKQTDGMGGATSSTSKTVILSKSSQPDHDVDYLFGQISIDKPFVDWSGNCGNLSAAVGSFAVSGGLVEASRIPQNGTVVVRIWQANISKTIIAHVPITNGEVQETGDFELDGVTFPAAEVQVEFMDPADGEGAMFPTGNLVDDLDVPGVGTLKVTMINAGIPTIFVNAEAIGYTGTELQDAINNDDKALAMFETIRAHGAVRMGLIDNIEEAAQRQHTPKIAFLAPPAEYTSSSGKQVTTDDIDLLVRALSMGKLHHAMMGTAAVAIGTAAAIPGTLVNLAAGGGERTAVRFGHPSGTLRVGAEATENNGEWSVVKAVMSRSARVLMEGWVRVPGDSF from the coding sequence ATGTCCAACATCCCTCAGATCAAAATACCCGCCACCTACATACGCGGCGGTACCAGCAAAGGTGTATTTTTTAGACAGCAAGACCTACCCGAAGCCGCACAAGTGCCCGGTGCCGCACGCGACGCACTATTATTGCGTGTTATCGGCAGCCCAGACCCCTACGGCAAGCAAACCGATGGCATGGGTGGTGCAACCTCAAGTACCAGTAAAACGGTTATTCTGTCAAAAAGCAGTCAACCCGATCATGATGTTGATTATCTTTTTGGTCAGATCTCTATCGATAAACCATTTGTCGACTGGAGCGGCAACTGCGGTAACTTATCAGCCGCGGTAGGCTCGTTCGCAGTCAGTGGTGGCTTAGTTGAAGCAAGCCGAATCCCTCAAAATGGCACCGTTGTTGTTCGTATATGGCAGGCTAATATATCTAAAACCATTATCGCCCATGTACCGATTACTAATGGAGAAGTACAAGAGACAGGCGATTTTGAGCTTGATGGAGTGACCTTTCCCGCAGCAGAAGTACAAGTGGAATTTATGGACCCCGCAGATGGAGAGGGTGCAATGTTCCCAACCGGCAACTTAGTCGATGATCTAGACGTTCCGGGTGTAGGCACACTCAAAGTGACTATGATCAATGCGGGTATCCCAACCATCTTCGTCAATGCAGAGGCTATTGGTTACACTGGCACAGAATTGCAAGACGCCATTAATAACGATGACAAAGCACTCGCCATGTTCGAAACCATTCGTGCTCACGGTGCTGTTCGTATGGGGTTGATTGACAATATAGAAGAAGCGGCACAACGCCAACATACCCCAAAAATCGCATTTTTAGCGCCTCCAGCCGAGTACACTTCTTCAAGCGGTAAGCAAGTTACGACGGATGATATTGATTTATTAGTCCGCGCGCTTTCAATGGGTAAGTTACATCACGCGATGATGGGTACTGCAGCGGTTGCAATAGGCACTGCCGCAGCAATACCGGGTACGCTGGTCAATCTCGCTGCAGGTGGCGGTGAACGCACAGCAGTACGCTTTGGTCATCCTTCAGGGACACTGCGTGTCGGTGCAGAAGCGACTGAGAATAATGGCGAATGGAGTGTTGTGAAAGCCGTAATGAGCCGAAGTGCTCGAGTGTTAATGGAAGGGTGGGTTCGTGTACCTGGTGACTCTTTTTAA
- the acnD gene encoding Fe/S-dependent 2-methylisocitrate dehydratase AcnD produces the protein MNTLHRKPLPDTSLDYYDTRAAIEEIKPGAYAKLPYTSRVLAEQLVRRCDPETLTDSLNQIIERKQDLDFPWYPARVVCHDILGQTALVDLAGLRDAIAEQGGDPAKVNPVVPTQLIVDHSLAVEHGGFEPDAFEKNRAIEDRRNEDRFHFIEWTKTAFENVDVIPAGNGIMHQINLEKMSPVVQARDGVAYPDTCVGTDSHTPHVDALGVIAIGVGGLEAETVMLGRPSMMRLPDIIGVKLTGKRQPGITATDIVLAITEFLRNQKVVSSYLEFFGEGAAALTIGDRATISNMTPEFGASAGMFYIDEQTIDYLKLTGREPEQVKLVEAYAKETGLWADDLKEAEYERVLTFDLSSVCRNMAGPSNPHRRLPTADLASRGVAGAWEEKQGEMPDGAVIIAAITSCTNTSNPRNVVAAGLIARKANELGLVRKPWVKSSFAPGSKVAKLYLEEAGLLTEMEKLGFGIVAYACTTCNGMSGALDPKIQQEIIDRDLYATAVLSGNRNFDGRIHPYAKQAFLASPPLVVAYAIAGTIRFDIEKDILGTDKDGNQITLKDIWPSDEEIDEIVATCVKPEQFNQIYIPMFDMDKGEQAESPLYEWRPQSTYIRRPPYWEGALAGERTMKGMRPLAVLGDNITTDHLSPSNAIMLESAAGAYLHKMGLPEEDFNSYATHRGDHLTAQRATFANPKLLNEMCLDEHGAVKQGSLARIEPEGKESRMWEAIETYMERKQPLIIVAGADYGQGSSRDWAAKGVRLAGVEVIVAEGFERIHRTNLVGMGVLPVEFKAGENRKTYGIDGTETFDVIGEPTPRNTLTLVINRKNGERVEVPVTCRLDTAEEVYVYEAGGVLQRFAQDFLESTV, from the coding sequence ATGAACACTTTACATCGTAAACCACTGCCGGACACCTCGTTAGATTATTACGATACCCGAGCAGCGATAGAAGAGATTAAACCAGGTGCTTACGCTAAGTTGCCTTACACATCGCGCGTATTGGCTGAGCAGTTGGTACGTCGTTGTGACCCTGAAACACTGACGGATTCATTAAATCAGATTATTGAGCGTAAGCAAGATCTAGATTTTCCGTGGTATCCCGCACGCGTGGTATGTCACGATATTCTCGGTCAGACTGCATTGGTTGATTTAGCCGGTTTGCGTGATGCTATTGCAGAGCAGGGCGGCGACCCCGCTAAAGTTAACCCTGTGGTGCCAACGCAGTTGATTGTTGACCACTCATTAGCCGTTGAGCATGGTGGCTTTGAGCCTGACGCCTTTGAAAAGAACCGCGCCATTGAAGATCGCCGTAATGAAGATCGTTTTCACTTTATCGAGTGGACAAAAACAGCCTTTGAAAATGTCGATGTCATTCCTGCGGGTAACGGCATCATGCACCAGATTAACCTAGAGAAAATGTCTCCGGTGGTTCAGGCGCGTGATGGAGTGGCGTATCCTGATACGTGTGTCGGCACCGACAGCCACACCCCACATGTTGATGCGTTAGGGGTTATAGCCATTGGCGTGGGGGGGCTTGAGGCGGAAACTGTAATGTTAGGTCGCCCTTCAATGATGCGTTTGCCCGATATTATTGGGGTGAAGTTAACCGGTAAGCGTCAGCCAGGTATTACTGCGACTGATATCGTTTTAGCCATAACCGAGTTTCTGCGTAATCAAAAAGTGGTTTCGTCGTATTTGGAGTTTTTCGGCGAAGGTGCCGCGGCGTTAACCATTGGAGATCGTGCCACTATCTCTAATATGACACCTGAGTTTGGTGCCTCGGCGGGTATGTTCTATATCGATGAACAGACGATTGATTATCTTAAGTTAACAGGGCGCGAGCCTGAGCAAGTTAAGTTAGTTGAAGCCTACGCAAAAGAAACCGGCCTTTGGGCTGATGATCTAAAAGAAGCAGAATACGAACGCGTATTAACGTTTGATCTGTCATCTGTTTGCCGAAACATGGCGGGGCCTTCTAACCCACATCGACGTCTACCCACCGCAGACCTCGCGTCTCGTGGTGTGGCAGGCGCGTGGGAAGAGAAGCAAGGCGAAATGCCTGATGGCGCGGTTATTATCGCCGCAATCACCAGTTGTACCAACACCAGTAACCCGCGCAATGTTGTTGCAGCAGGGTTAATTGCACGTAAAGCGAATGAGCTAGGGTTGGTTCGTAAACCTTGGGTTAAATCATCATTCGCGCCAGGCTCGAAAGTGGCCAAACTTTACCTAGAAGAAGCCGGCTTACTGACTGAAATGGAGAAGTTGGGCTTCGGTATTGTGGCGTATGCCTGTACTACTTGTAATGGTATGAGTGGTGCACTAGACCCTAAAATTCAGCAAGAAATCATTGACCGTGACTTGTACGCGACAGCCGTATTATCAGGTAACCGAAATTTCGATGGTCGTATTCATCCTTATGCAAAACAAGCGTTCTTGGCCTCACCGCCATTAGTTGTCGCGTATGCGATTGCCGGTACGATTCGTTTTGATATCGAAAAAGATATTCTGGGCACTGATAAAGACGGTAATCAGATAACCTTAAAAGATATCTGGCCAAGCGATGAAGAAATCGATGAGATTGTTGCCACGTGCGTGAAGCCTGAGCAGTTTAATCAGATATATATACCGATGTTCGATATGGATAAAGGTGAGCAAGCCGAGAGTCCATTATACGAATGGCGTCCTCAGAGCACCTATATTCGTCGTCCTCCTTATTGGGAAGGCGCTTTAGCGGGTGAGCGCACCATGAAGGGGATGCGCCCTCTTGCGGTGTTAGGCGATAACATCACCACCGATCATCTATCACCTTCAAACGCGATCATGCTAGAAAGTGCTGCGGGTGCTTACCTTCATAAGATGGGGCTACCAGAAGAAGATTTTAACTCCTACGCGACTCACCGTGGTGACCACCTAACGGCACAGCGCGCGACATTTGCCAACCCTAAGTTGCTAAACGAAATGTGCCTTGATGAACATGGTGCAGTGAAGCAAGGCTCGTTAGCGCGTATTGAGCCAGAAGGGAAAGAAAGCCGCATGTGGGAAGCCATAGAAACCTACATGGAGCGCAAGCAACCGCTTATTATTGTAGCGGGTGCAGATTACGGCCAGGGTTCGTCTCGTGACTGGGCTGCCAAAGGCGTTCGCTTAGCGGGTGTTGAGGTCATTGTGGCTGAAGGGTTTGAACGTATTCACCGGACTAACTTAGTGGGTATGGGGGTTTTGCCGGTTGAGTTTAAAGCAGGCGAGAACCGTAAAACCTATGGTATTGATGGGACTGAAACCTTTGATGTTATTGGAGAGCCAACGCCTCGTAATACGTTAACCTTAGTGATTAATCGTAAAAATGGCGAGCGAGTTGAAGTGCCGGTTACATGCCGTCTTGATACTGCAGAAGAGGTTTATGTGTATGAAGCAGGTGGTGTATTGCAACGGTTTGCTCAGGACTTTTTAGAGTCTACGGTTTAA